A genomic window from Misgurnus anguillicaudatus unplaced genomic scaffold, ASM2758022v2 HiC_scaffold_29, whole genome shotgun sequence includes:
- the LOC129436600 gene encoding hsp70-binding protein 1, with the protein MIQKFYGKIDILRHHIATIFCTRCAAEGSGSFWFRARVFIITERRSYTSTLLLDTQDIHHYYKMAEGRGNRRQPRNLQGVLQMAVEAGLASDGPAPIEPMTQERMEFLRGALADVCKGQMDEVEQMKRCLEVLGRDECKERGSEKDVEEEDEREEALEVLSELCENLDNARDLMKLGGLDLCMAQCLCHSEAGIRWRAAQLIASCAQNMPEVQCYLLNQGALLSLLQLTDHDTNSTVRVKALYAVSCLVREQEAGLQDFLKHDGFSVLMRGMQSDSEKLRTKSAFLLLNLLTSHPEHKDTVLSMGMVQQLVAVLRSPHSSVHEHVLGTLCCLVEDCPRGVSDCRDPSLGLEELLNQRVQDLKGREESLEELEFCQRLRAACFQGKPLEDNGMDR; encoded by the exons ATGATTCAAAAGTTCTATGGTAAAATTGACATATTACGTCATCACATCGCGACGATTTTCTGCACGCGCTGTGCTGCTGAAGGATCTGGAAGTTTCTGGTTTCGAGCTCGTGTGTTTATAATAACGGAGCGGCGTTCATACACATCAACATTGCTGCTAGATACCCAAGACATACATCATTATTACAAG ATGGCAGAAGGCAGGGGTAACAGGCGTCAGCCCCGTAATTTGCAGGGTGTGCTTCAGATGGCTGTGGAGGCCGGTTTGGCTTCTGATGGTCCGGCTCCTATAGAGCCCATGACACAGGAG AGAATGGAGTTTTTGAGAGGAGCCCTCGCCGACGTGTGTAAGGGTCAGATGGATGAGGTTGAACAGATGAAACGCTGTTTGGAAGTGTTGGGAAGAGATGAATGCAAAGAGAGAGGGAGTGAAAAAGATGTGGAGGAGGAAGACGAAAGAGAGGAAGCACTGGAGGTGCTGTCTGAGCTCTGTGAGAACCTGGACAACGCAAGAG ATCTGATGAAGTTGGGTGGTCTGGATTTGTGTATGGCACAATGTCTCTGTCACTCGGAAGCGGGGATTCGATGGAGAGCCGCTCAGCTCATCGCCAGCTGTGCCCAGAATATGCCTGAGGTGCAGTGCTACCTTCTCAACCAGGGGGCACTGTTGTCACTACTACAACTTACAGATCACGACACAAACAGCACAGTTCGAGTTAAAGCACTCTACGCTGTGTCTT GTTTAGTACGGGAACAGGAAGCAGGTCTGCAGGATTTCCTGAAACATGATGGCTTTTCAGtgctgatgagagggatgcagtcAGACAGCGAGAAACTAAGAACTAAATCAGCATTTCTTCTCCTCAACCTTCTGACCAGTCACCCAGAACACAAAG ATACAGTGTTGTCTATGGGAATGGTGCAGCAGCTGGTGGCAGTTCTTCGATCACCTCATTCCTCTGTACATGAACACGTCCTCGGCACCCTCTGCTG TTTGGTTGAAGACTGTCCCCGTGGTGTGAGTGATTGTAGAGACCCATCACTGGGTTTGGAAGAGCTGCTTAACCAGCGAGTGCAGGACCTAAAGGGACGAGAGGAGAGCCTG